One Oncorhynchus masou masou isolate Uvic2021 chromosome 18, UVic_Omas_1.1, whole genome shotgun sequence DNA window includes the following coding sequences:
- the LOC135504755 gene encoding laminin subunit alpha-4-like produces the protein MSDEGLVLGRDLEVQLEVRLVSDSGLLLHAGSGQQLSLYLNQGEVTVTVNSGRGNFFSTSFTPEESLCDGRWHSITVMKKSNVLQLHVDAASEHSVGPKKGRSSGAKETVYLGGAPDDVDVPGLPAALPSFHGCVRRAVLNQRPAVLSKPLLVHGAVGTQGCPAM, from the exons ATGTCCG ATGAAGGCCTGGTGTTAGGGCGGGACCTAGAGGTCCAGCTGGAGGTACGGCTGGTGTCTGACTCTGGTCTCCTGTTGCATGCTGGGTCTGGACAACAGCTCAGTCTCTACCTCAACCAGGGAGAG GTGACAGTCACAGTGAACAGTGGTCGCGGAAACTTCTTCTCCACCTCTTTCACACCAGAGGAATCCCTGTGTGACGGACGCTGGCACAGTATCACAG TCATGAAGAAGAGCAACGTGCTGCAGCTCCATGTGGATGCAGCCAGTGAACACAGTGTGGGGCCCAAGAAGGGCCGATCCTCCGGGGCCAaggagactgtgtatctgggggGAGCACCAG atgACGTTGATGTGCCGGGCCTCCCCGCTGCCCTGCCCTCCTTCCATGGTTGTGTTCGGAGAGCAGTCCTGAACCAGCGACCAGCCGTGCTGTCTAAACCCCTGTTAGTACACGGAGCTGTGGGCACACAGGGCTGTCCAGCCATGTAG